The following proteins come from a genomic window of Nitrosopumilaceae archaeon AB1(1):
- the cca gene encoding CCA tRNA nucleotidyltransferase: MRSVIQERARRLLTPNISEKRRKKKIADMTLKLVEASSSKLDIVTGVELGGLYAKNTWLVGADIDIFVKVEKNVSDEKFTKLVLDIGYTSMKKYKPYVRFAEHPYVEAVVQGTRVNVVGCYDVKIGDWHSAADRSQYHTTFMKKHLTSKKQQDVRLLKAFLKSNMIYGAEIAKEGFSGYVSEVLIWNLGNFSNVIKKMATIKENEIIGDTSLKFKTPIVIIDPVDNNRNLAAAISTENLVKFVLASRKYLKKPTHSSFANKKTMKPNGNLDDCLVVQFSFKSRSPEIIWGQSKRTATSLSRQLIMAGFNPLQNMVIINQGVVYMLFALQSMDINKNMIKNGPTIYGGDHVQKFINKNFKTSISMWINSSGNVLSLHKRDATHAGKFLNDSLKNNLYAMGVSKGIQNDIKQFKVILGRQVKNKLIKKALYEFVSVDEAFFSKY, translated from the coding sequence ATGAGGAGTGTAATTCAGGAAAGAGCAAGGAGACTGCTAACTCCAAATATTTCAGAGAAGAGAAGAAAGAAAAAGATTGCAGATATGACACTAAAGTTGGTTGAGGCAAGTAGTTCAAAATTAGACATTGTGACGGGTGTAGAGTTGGGTGGATTATATGCAAAGAATACTTGGCTTGTAGGTGCAGATATTGATATTTTTGTTAAAGTAGAGAAAAATGTTAGCGATGAAAAATTCACAAAATTAGTACTTGATATTGGATATACATCCATGAAGAAATACAAGCCGTATGTACGATTTGCCGAACATCCGTATGTAGAGGCAGTAGTTCAGGGTACACGTGTTAATGTAGTTGGGTGTTATGATGTCAAAATAGGGGATTGGCATAGCGCTGCTGATAGATCACAGTACCACACCACATTCATGAAGAAGCATCTCACATCAAAAAAACAGCAAGATGTTAGATTGTTAAAGGCATTTTTAAAAAGTAATATGATTTATGGTGCAGAGATTGCAAAGGAAGGATTCAGTGGATACGTATCAGAGGTATTAATTTGGAATCTTGGTAATTTTTCTAATGTTATAAAAAAAATGGCAACAATAAAGGAAAATGAAATAATAGGAGATACTAGTTTAAAGTTTAAAACACCAATTGTAATCATAGATCCAGTTGATAATAATAGGAATTTAGCAGCTGCAATATCTACCGAAAATTTAGTGAAATTCGTTCTTGCAAGTAGAAAATATCTTAAAAAACCTACACATTCATCATTTGCAAACAAGAAAACTATGAAACCAAATGGCAATTTAGATGACTGTCTAGTTGTGCAGTTTAGTTTCAAGTCAAGAAGTCCAGAAATCATATGGGGTCAGAGTAAAAGAACAGCTACATCACTTTCACGACAATTAATCATGGCAGGATTCAATCCATTACAAAATATGGTTATTATTAATCAGGGTGTGGTATACATGTTGTTTGCTTTACAAAGTATGGATATTAATAAAAACATGATAAAGAATGGACCTACAATTTATGGTGGTGATCACGTGCAGAAATTTATAAATAAAAATTTCAAAACTAGCATATCTATGTGGATAAATTCTAGTGGTAATGTTTTATCATTACACAAGAGAGATGCAACACATGCAGGTAAATTTCTTAATGACTCATTAAAGAATAACTTGTACGCCATGGGGGTATCAAAAGGTATTCAAAATGATATCAAACAGTTCAAAGTAATACTTGGCAGGCAAGTCAAAAACAAATTAATTAAAAAGGCATTATACGAATTTGTGTCTGTAGATGAAGCATTCTTTTCTAAATATTAA
- the thpR gene encoding RNA 2',3'-cyclic phosphodiesterase — MCIEITSRYIHDIISKIRDTLELKEKPIKVENLHFTLAFLGEIDSSDRVMAALQRVKMEPFHITLSGLGAFPSAKNPRILWMNTTHGSESLIQLAHTIQESLMAINYYTPTKKFKPHLTICRIKHETNFGNKLEEFSNESFHSQSITKFKLKQSVLDSKGVIYSDLGEVRLG, encoded by the coding sequence GTGTGCATAGAAATTACCAGTAGATACATACATGATATAATTAGTAAAATTAGAGACACGCTTGAATTAAAAGAAAAGCCGATAAAAGTAGAAAATCTACACTTTACACTTGCATTTCTCGGTGAGATTGATTCATCAGATAGAGTAATGGCCGCGTTACAGAGAGTAAAGATGGAGCCATTTCATATAACATTAAGTGGATTAGGTGCATTTCCTAGTGCAAAGAATCCTAGAATTTTATGGATGAATACCACTCATGGGAGTGAATCACTAATCCAATTGGCACATACCATCCAAGAATCATTAATGGCTATTAATTACTATACACCAACAAAAAAATTCAAACCCCATCTTACCATATGTAGAATCAAACATGAAACAAATTTTGGCAACAAGTTGGAAGAGTTTTCGAATGAATCATTTCATTCACAAAGTATAACAAAATTCAAATTAAAACAGAGTGTGTTGGATTCAAAAGGAGTGATATACTCAGATTTAGGTGAGGTAAGATTGGGATGA